The nucleotide window TGTCGTCCTCACGGAGTTGCTCAGGGACCGGGGACTCGTGCCCGGCGCGGCCCGCCGCGTGGACGATTACATCGTGTGCGTTTCCGATGCGGAGCGCCCGCTGGCGCTGGGTCTGGCCCGCTCCCTGCGCGACCGGGGACGGCGGGTGCTCTACGACCTCCGGCCGCGCGGGGTCGGACGCCAGTTCAAGGCCGCCCACCAGGCGGGCGCCGGCCGCGCCATCGTGCTCGGGCCGCGCGAGGTGGAGCGGGGTGTCGCGGTGCTCCGCGACATGGCATCCGGCGAGGAGCGGGAAGTCGCGATCGAGACCCTGGCCCAGCCATCCGCCAGCGAAGCGAGAGGAGGGGAGGTGCCGTGAGTCGCGTGCTCATCCTCGATTTCGGGTCGCAGTTCACCCAGCTCATCGCGCGCCGCATTCGCGAGGAGGGCGTGTACTGCGAGGTGCACCCGCCGACGCGGAGCCCCGCGTGGGTCCGCCGCTACGATCCCGCGGCCATCGTCCTCTCCGGGGGACCGGCGAGCGTCTACGACGAGGGGGTCCCCAAGGCCCAACCCGAGACCCTCGCGATGGGCGTCCCGATTCTCGGGATCTGCTACGGCATGCAGCTCGTCGCGGATCTCATCGGCGGCGAGGTGCAACAGGCCGAGCGCCGCGAGTATGGGCGGGCCGAGCTCACGGTTCGGTCGGCGGACCCTCTCTTTCACGGGTTCGCCGATGGCGAGCCCACCCAGGTCTGGATGAGCCACGGCGACTCCCTCCACGCGCTGCCCCCGGGCTTCGAGGTCTCGGCGACCACCGAGAACTCCATCGCCGCGATCCGGTCCGAGGAACGGCGGATCTGGGGCGTTCAGTTCCACCCGGAGGTTGCCCACACGACGCGCGGCGGGGAGATGCTGCGGAACTTCCTGTTCGAGATCGCCGGCTGCGAGATGAGCTGGAACGCCGCGAACATCATCGATCACCAGCTCGCGGCGGTTCGCGAGACCGTGGGAGATGGACACGTGATCTGCGGCCTCTCCGGCGGCGTGGACAGCTCCGTGGCCGCGACGCTCGTACAGCGGGCGGTGGGAGACCGGCTCACCTGCATCTTCGTCGACACGGGCCTCCTGCGGAAAGGCGAACGCGACGCCGTGGAGACCGTGTTCGGCGAACACATGGGGATGCGGCTCGAGGTCGTCGACGCGGCCGATCTCTTCCTCGACCGCCTCGCGGGCGTCGAGGAACCCGAGGAGAAGCGGGTCATCATCGGCCACGCCTTCATCGACGTGTTCGAGGAGGCGGCAGGCCGGCACGG belongs to Candidatus Palauibacter australiensis and includes:
- the guaA gene encoding glutamine-hydrolyzing GMP synthase, with the protein product MSRVLILDFGSQFTQLIARRIREEGVYCEVHPPTRSPAWVRRYDPAAIVLSGGPASVYDEGVPKAQPETLAMGVPILGICYGMQLVADLIGGEVQQAERREYGRAELTVRSADPLFHGFADGEPTQVWMSHGDSLHALPPGFEVSATTENSIAAIRSEERRIWGVQFHPEVAHTTRGGEMLRNFLFEIAGCEMSWNAANIIDHQLAAVRETVGDGHVICGLSGGVDSSVAATLVQRAVGDRLTCIFVDTGLLRKGERDAVETVFGEHMGMRLEVVDAADLFLDRLAGVEEPEEKRVIIGHAFIDVFEEAAGRHGDARFLVQGTLYPDVIESVSVWGPSVKIKSHHNVGGLRPDHPFELIEPLRELFKDEVRAVGRELGLSEEIVGRHPFPGPGLGIRILGDVTREKLATLREVDAIYLEGIRDGGLYDEIWQAFAILLPVQSVGVMGDARTYENVVALRAVTSLDGMTADWFQFPHDVLGRISNRIINEVKGVNRVTYDVSSKPPATIEWE